Proteins found in one Legionella pneumophila subsp. pascullei genomic segment:
- a CDS encoding ferritin-like domain-containing protein: MKHRRSETQDIDDAIIKTLNKLLEIELAGVVRYTHYSFMVFGFNRIPICKWMRDQAQESLNHAHLIGELITHFSYHPTLKIGKLLETHEHNISNILEESLEHERQSLDLYYQLLQYSENKSVLVEEFARQMIQEEEMHLGEISKMLNSHATFKD, encoded by the coding sequence ATGAAACATAGAAGATCTGAAACTCAAGACATTGATGATGCCATCATAAAGACTCTAAACAAATTATTAGAGATCGAATTGGCGGGTGTTGTGCGTTATACCCACTATTCCTTTATGGTCTTTGGATTTAATCGTATCCCGATCTGTAAATGGATGCGCGATCAGGCTCAAGAAAGTTTGAACCACGCTCATTTAATCGGTGAACTTATTACCCATTTTTCCTATCATCCTACGCTTAAAATTGGTAAGTTATTAGAGACCCATGAGCATAATATTAGTAATATTTTAGAAGAGTCACTTGAGCATGAAAGGCAAAGCCTGGATTTGTATTATCAACTATTACAATATTCAGAAAATAAATCGGTGTTAGTTGAAGAATTTGCAAGACAAATGATTCAAGAAGAAGAAATGCATCTTGGCGAAATATCTAAAATGCTTAATTCCCACGCAACTTTCAAAGATTAA